A region from the Thermoplasmatales archaeon genome encodes:
- a CDS encoding Transposase has protein sequence MEISNKEKEYHHEPHMVYSCQYHVIFCSKYRRSVLKDGIDLRLKELIMEKQDEYQYKILEMEVMPDHVHLLIDINPKRGVYHVINQIKGYSSFVLRNEFPVLKRKIPTLWTHSKFVSTVGSVTLEVVKKYIEEQKRV, from the coding sequence ATGGAGATAAGTAATAAAGAGAAAGAGTATCATCATGAACCGCATATGGTGTACAGTTGTCAATACCATGTAATATTTTGTTCCAAATACAGAAGAAGCGTCCTGAAGGATGGCATCGATCTGAGACTAAAAGAGCTAATTATGGAGAAGCAGGATGAATACCAGTACAAGATACTTGAAATGGAAGTTATGCCCGATCATGTGCATCTCCTGATAGACATCAATCCAAAGCGTGGTGTATATCACGTTATCAATCAGATTAAGGGGTACAGTTCGTTCGTCCTGCGAAACGAGTTTCCTGTGTTAAAGCGTAAGATTCCAACACTGTGGACACATTCCAAGTTCGTATCTACCGTTGGATCTGTAACACTCGAGGTTGTGAAAAAATACATAGAGGAGCAAAAACGCGTATGA
- a CDS encoding putative transposase has translation MILTYKINHGSDFSKELERAKQIAEFAIKTRSISSKDVRQFGLKSVISNQILRKYSRSQRAKDVRSVKLTLPNQGIHFNHEDRTITIPSLKLTLSYHFRNDFVKINQIELDGEFAYISVTVPENALIEPKGHLGVDRNTTAHIAVVANPLNGKVMKIGKKAEHTHRKYKNIRKKLQKKGKYGKVKETKDKENRIVKDINHKVSKKIVQEAKNNGMGIKLEYLKGIRNAKSSRNFRYSLNSWSFYQLEQIIEYKARLLGVPVEHVDPYNTSKECSRCGLIGHRSGKSFKCPDCGHVDHADANASFNIALRPVFEEGMDLLHADRDACKGSTDTHREATL, from the coding sequence ATGATTCTCACATATAAGATCAATCACGGCAGTGATTTCTCGAAAGAATTAGAAAGGGCTAAGCAGATTGCAGAGTTTGCCATAAAAACCAGATCCATTTCATCTAAGGATGTCAGGCAATTTGGCCTTAAATCAGTAATATCAAACCAGATACTCAGGAAATATTCCAGAAGCCAGAGAGCAAAGGATGTCCGTAGTGTAAAATTAACATTGCCCAATCAGGGAATACATTTTAACCATGAAGACAGGACCATAACCATACCTTCCTTGAAACTCACCTTAAGCTACCATTTCAGGAATGATTTCGTAAAGATTAACCAGATTGAACTCGATGGTGAATTTGCATACATATCTGTGACTGTACCTGAAAACGCATTGATCGAACCGAAGGGACATCTCGGAGTAGATAGGAATACAACGGCACACATTGCCGTTGTCGCAAATCCCCTAAACGGAAAGGTCATGAAGATCGGTAAGAAGGCGGAACACACCCACAGGAAATACAAGAATATCAGGAAAAAACTCCAGAAGAAGGGAAAATACGGGAAGGTGAAAGAAACAAAGGATAAAGAAAACAGGATTGTAAAGGACATAAACCACAAAGTATCGAAGAAGATAGTGCAGGAAGCGAAGAATAATGGGATGGGAATCAAGCTCGAATATCTAAAAGGAATAAGGAATGCAAAGTCGAGCAGAAATTTCAGGTACTCCTTGAATAGCTGGTCGTTCTATCAGCTTGAACAGATAATAGAATACAAGGCCAGACTACTTGGAGTTCCCGTGGAACATGTTGATCCGTACAACACTTCAAAGGAGTGTTCAAGATGCGGACTCATAGGCCACCGTTCAGGAAAGAGCTTTAAGTGCCCTGATTGCGGGCACGTTGATCATGCCGATGCCAATGCTTCGTTCAACATAGCATTGCGTCCGGTATTTGAGGAAGGCATGGATCTATTGCATGCAGACAGGGATGCATGCAAGGGGAGCACTGATACCCACAGAGAGGCAACGTTATGA
- a CDS encoding pyrroloquinoline quinone biosynthesis protein PqqE, giving the protein MALIRPVVARGILRSMKVSSGSRMPFIAGHKLLYECNLRCKMCPFWRRKDEQLLDIDEEVRMMDSLKRAGISFLGFEGGEPLLRNDIDQILHESYRRFHTSMVTNGWLLKQKIGNIKDDLNYLFVSLDGIGEVHDRLRGINGSFRKAVEGIEAARDHVHMAISSTITRENMDQATDLVNLAVKLGVSINFQIAYDYSTADPMSPERNRLRDTISLLHEYKIRGYPVLNSKEYFEALLNSWYGTEKWVCKPWLTVNIDPTGSIVQPCYVLNEYKGSAKVWDVDLAKMWNSFDWKPYESCNKCALACYLEPSLFSWKNPSMVKERIVDSMVSFITGNLT; this is encoded by the coding sequence ATGGCATTAATTCGACCCGTTGTTGCCCGGGGTATACTGAGGTCCATGAAAGTTTCTTCCGGTTCCCGGATGCCATTTATCGCAGGACATAAACTTCTTTATGAATGCAATCTGAGATGCAAAATGTGCCCATTCTGGAGAAGAAAGGACGAGCAACTTCTTGATATTGATGAAGAGGTGAGGATGATGGATTCCCTGAAGCGCGCGGGAATCTCTTTCCTTGGATTTGAGGGTGGAGAACCGCTGCTTAGAAATGACATAGACCAGATATTACATGAATCATACAGAAGGTTCCATACTTCAATGGTTACAAATGGGTGGCTGCTGAAACAGAAGATCGGAAACATAAAGGATGACCTGAATTATCTTTTCGTGTCCCTTGACGGAATAGGAGAGGTGCACGACAGGCTGAGGGGCATAAATGGGTCGTTCAGGAAAGCTGTTGAGGGAATAGAGGCTGCGCGTGACCATGTCCACATGGCAATAAGCTCAACCATCACAAGGGAAAATATGGATCAGGCTACTGACCTCGTGAACCTGGCAGTAAAGCTCGGTGTGAGCATAAACTTTCAGATAGCGTATGACTATTCAACAGCAGACCCGATGTCACCGGAACGGAACAGGCTCAGGGATACAATATCGCTGCTGCACGAGTACAAAATCCGTGGATATCCTGTACTGAACTCTAAAGAGTACTTTGAGGCACTGTTGAACTCATGGTATGGCACCGAGAAATGGGTGTGCAAGCCATGGTTGACCGTAAACATAGATCCGACCGGCAGCATTGTGCAGCCCTGCTATGTACTTAACGAGTATAAGGGGTCTGCAAAAGTCTGGGATGTTGATCTCGCGAAAATGTGGAACTCGTTCGACTGGAAACCTTACGAAAGCTGCAATAAATGTGCACTTGCGTGCTACCTTGAGCCATCGCTCTTCTCCTGGAAAAACCCATCAATGGTGAAGGAGAGGATTGTCGACAGCATGGTATCCTTCATAACAGGGAACCTTACCTGA
- the ef1b gene encoding aEF-1beta produces the protein MRLSGTIAILMGDVCVVFKVLPEDSELKIETLEKEIVEKINGICEVNKISVDDIGFGIKALKIQVVVPDEEGKIDRVEQAISSISGVGQVDSEDVTLV, from the coding sequence ATGCGGCTTTCAGGGACCATAGCGATTCTTATGGGAGACGTTTGTGTAGTTTTCAAGGTCCTGCCAGAAGATTCCGAGCTAAAAATAGAGACGCTTGAAAAAGAAATTGTTGAAAAAATAAATGGAATATGTGAAGTCAACAAAATTAGTGTTGATGACATTGGATTCGGGATAAAGGCCCTTAAGATACAGGTTGTTGTCCCCGACGAGGAAGGAAAGATCGACCGTGTTGAACAGGCAATTTCCTCAATCTCCGGAGTCGGGCAGGTAGACAGCGAAGACGTTACGCTGGTATGA
- a CDS encoding Transposase, translated as MTYTRKIIRGENTYLYRVTSFRDRDTGKVRQRSEYQGKEIIKDNVKTIQKPRNRIQVRRVLESAPYILYRNAENFGINDDFITAMQGLTNMREAARRIIMLAASHMTGTFGSLELHTGIRDSTVKEERDLVDFIGSKDPDVISILERAMSQRIVKAYGSHGIVYDLSAVRYLGSENDLAMYGHYYRTNGGNREINFVLAVTREGGIPVHHRIMPGNIVSVSTVGAFAMELRDLGISTIMVVMDRGFYSTQNIKDLKDYSLIGAIPASLKMYHDLLAKSGKIENSRNYIQYHKETVFFREHRIDSIRYIVYFSAQSRADRMQAFYSHLSDIEGDLKALQGKRFDSEQDMMHTAISATGDMARYFDLGASEGSLTYRLKHNAIQARTNRMGFFILFTNTMIGADEILRIYREKDVVEKAFMHSRPSMQPVYARTEEGTRARIFLSILGYSMMRMIAHRCDLSYEETERILSGIKEVVYSNGSHAPVELTKEQKSVLQKSSIEL; from the coding sequence TTGACCTATACCAGAAAAATCATCAGGGGCGAGAATACCTACCTGTACCGGGTAACGAGCTTCAGGGACAGGGATACCGGTAAGGTGAGGCAGCGATCTGAGTACCAGGGGAAGGAGATCATCAAGGATAACGTAAAGACAATACAGAAGCCGAGGAACCGCATACAGGTGAGAAGGGTGCTGGAGTCAGCACCATATATCTTATACAGGAATGCCGAGAATTTCGGCATTAACGATGATTTTATCACTGCGATGCAGGGCCTGACAAACATGAGGGAAGCTGCCAGACGAATCATCATGCTTGCCGCTTCTCACATGACGGGAACATTCGGATCCCTGGAACTTCACACCGGAATCAGGGATTCAACTGTCAAGGAGGAGCGTGATCTTGTCGATTTCATTGGATCTAAGGATCCCGATGTCATATCGATCCTGGAGAGGGCAATGTCCCAAAGGATTGTCAAGGCATACGGCTCACACGGAATCGTGTATGATCTCAGTGCAGTCAGGTATCTGGGCTCTGAGAACGATCTTGCCATGTACGGTCACTATTACCGTACGAATGGCGGTAACAGGGAGATCAACTTCGTTCTCGCCGTTACGAGAGAGGGGGGCATACCGGTGCATCACCGCATCATGCCCGGTAACATTGTATCGGTGAGCACCGTCGGGGCATTCGCCATGGAACTGCGGGACCTCGGGATCAGTACAATCATGGTAGTCATGGACAGGGGATTCTATTCCACACAGAATATCAAGGACCTCAAGGATTATTCGCTGATAGGTGCAATACCTGCATCCCTGAAGATGTATCATGACCTGCTTGCTAAATCCGGGAAGATTGAGAATTCAAGGAACTACATCCAGTACCATAAAGAGACGGTGTTCTTCAGGGAACACCGCATTGACTCCATACGGTACATTGTGTACTTCTCCGCACAGAGCAGGGCAGACAGGATGCAGGCATTCTATTCGCATCTGTCGGATATCGAAGGAGATCTGAAAGCCCTCCAGGGCAAGAGATTCGACTCAGAACAGGACATGATGCACACTGCGATTTCTGCAACCGGAGACATGGCAAGGTACTTTGACCTGGGAGCATCGGAAGGGTCGCTCACATACAGGCTGAAGCACAATGCCATACAGGCTAGAACCAACAGGATGGGTTTCTTCATCCTCTTCACGAATACGATGATCGGTGCAGATGAGATACTCAGGATATACAGGGAGAAGGACGTGGTGGAGAAAGCTTTCATGCATTCAAGGCCATCCATGCAACCGGTGTATGCAAGAACAGAGGAAGGCACCAGGGCAAGGATATTCCTCTCCATCCTGGGATATTCCATGATGAGGATGATCGCGCACAGGTGCGATCTTTCATACGAAGAGACTGAAAGAATCCTTTCAGGAATAAAGGAAGTTGTATATAGCAATGGGTCGCATGCGCCAGTGGAACTCACAAAGGAGCAGAAATCCGTGCTCCAAAAGAGTTCAATTGAATTGTAG